Genomic segment of Bifidobacterium lemurum:
TGCCCCGCGACACCAGCTCGCGCGCCACCTCGCGGTATTCCTTGCTGGTTTTGTGCCCGGGCGCGAAGATGGTGATCGGAGCGGCGGCCACGGTGGAATCCGGCAGTTTGATGGAACGTGAGATCACCGTGTGGAACACCTTGTCGTCGAACGCCTCGTAGATGCGCTGCAGCACCTCCTCGCAGTGCAGGGTCTTGGTGAACATCGTCACCAGCACGCCGTACACCTGCAGATCGGGATTGATGCGGCTGCGCACCTTGTCGATGGACTGCATGAGTAGGGCCACGCCGCGCAGGGCGAAGAACTCGGCGGCCACGGGGATGATCACTCCATCCGCCGCGGTGAGCGCGTTGACGGTGAGCAGGCCGAGCGAGGGCTGGCAGTCGATGATGATCACGTCGTATTCGGCCTTGAGCCTGCGCAGCACGCCGGCCAGCACCTGTTCGCGCCCGACCTCGGTGACCAGCTGCACCTCGGCCGCGGACAGG
This window contains:
- a CDS encoding ParA family protein; the protein is MPTDLLGRVYETFPAPEPLRQHGPARVIAMCNQKGGVGKTTSSINIAGALSQYGRRVLIVDFDPQGAATVGLGINANTVENTIYTALFNPSMDPHEVVHHTAFEDIDIIPANIDLSAAEVQLVTEVGREQVLAGVLRRLKAEYDVIIIDCQPSLGLLTVNALTAADGVIIPVAAEFFALRGVALLMQSIDKVRSRINPDLQVYGVLVTMFTKTLHCEEVLQRIYEAFDDKVFHTVISRSIKLPDSTVAAAPITIFAPGHKTSKEYREVARELVSRGIIA